From the Leptospira barantonii genome, the window GTTTCTTTTTGCGCCTGCGGATTTTTTTGTTCTTCGATTTGGGAAGAATGATAACTTTCTTTTTTCAGTTCCAAACCCTTTCCGAACTGAAGGATGAAACCCAGAGAGATGATGAATAAGAAAATTAGAAAAATGTAAAATAGGGATATTTTTTTCATCGAGAACCCTCGTTTTAAGGCATTCTCATACCGATTTCCGGTTTCGTCATTCAGATTTTTGAACGAACGATTCTTCCCAAAGAGCGTTACTGGATGATCGATTCTTCCTGAAGAATTTTAGAAGCGAGCTTCGCGGCTTCCAGAGGAGTGGAGGGTTGTCCGGTGACTCTCACCCTCGTAAGAAGAATCCAATGTACGTTCGATTTTTGAAACGAGGCCCAAAACCAAGAATTCGCTTCGTCCTGAGTATAATGAAACGCGGAATCCGATTTGTAATCTTCCACACCGTTCCAATCTCCCGAAAGATCGTGACTTCCGCTCGCGTTGGAAAGCGAACCGGGAGTTCTTTTGAGAAGATTCAAAACGGTGGAGATCGTCTTATCTCGAAAAGGCGGGGCCGGTTCCTGAAGTCGGATTAAAAAATCCGCAAATTCGGAAGGGGACACGTTATACGAACCGTCAAGCCAGAATGAATTTCGTGTGGCGGGAATCGGATTCGAAAACGCTCCCGTTTTTTCCAAAAGTGTTTTTCCTTTTTCGGGTCCGATGTCGTTCCAGAGTTTCGTAAAATACCAATGCACAGAATACTCAAGGGCCGATTTTAAATTCTGATCCTTTTGCCATCGAATGTATGGATGTCTCGTTTTATCCCAGAAAAAAAGGGATTGGTCTTCCTTGAGATAACCGTTTTCCAGAGCGACCAAAGCGAGATAAGAATGAAACAGGGAAGAAGGCGGAGTTTTATAAAAACATTCATCTTTTTGAAAGTAGATTTTGTTTCTTGTGGTTCGGTTGATCAGGATCGCACAGGGGAATTTACCTTCTCCGTTTATACTTTTTTCGGAAAAGGGCATGGGGGGAAGGGAAGGAATGATCGGATCGCTTTTACAGGAAAAAATCCAGATGAGAACCAAAAATAGGAATGAGAATGAATTCTTCACTTGAATTCAAGCGAATCAGTTCATGAGGGAGATGCAAATCAAAATTAATGCGACCGGAATGTAAAAGAAGAAGAAATAAATCTTTCCCGCCTTCTTCCATGGTTTCTCCATTTTGGGTCGAAGGATTTCCAGAAGTTCTTTTTCGTCCGCTTGATACAGCTCGGAAGAATCGTTCATCCCGTAGAGGTGAGCGGCCAGACGTTTGAAGGCCTTTTCTCTGTGTATATCCAAGTATTTTTTACTTACAACGAGGAGTTCCTCGTTCTTTGAAAATAGATTTCTAAACACGTTCGGAATCTCGTAGAATTTTCCGATGAGAAGACTTGAAAATCGGGTAAAAAGTCCCAAGTAAAAAAGAGAAGCGTATTTGACCGCCTCCATTTTTAAACCGAAGACGATGATAAAACAAATCAGATACGCTCCGTATCCGACGATCAGTCCCGCTCGTCCCAAAAATCGGCTCCAAAAGACCTCTTGTTCGAATTCTAAATCGAGGGTTTCTACGGATAGAGTCGTGCGTTTTGTTTCTGACATGGTAAATTCAAAAAAGAGAATATTCTCCCCTCTATCCATGCAAAATTGCGCCCGCAAAATGACAAGAAAATCGTTTTGGAGAAAGTCTATAAACTCCGTCGGGCCGTCCCGATTCTTTCGAATTCGGTAAGTGCCAATTACCGAACCAACTTCCGTTGATCTATTTTGTCTATGTCACATCCCAACTTCAGAAGAATCTTTTTTCTTCGGGGGGAATCCGAGGTTTAAACCGAAAATCTTTTCATACGAGGCTTCCTGGATGTCGACTGTACTCAAAAGAAAAGAAAGAAAAATTCAAACCGGAGAATTCTGGACTTCACGCCAGAGACAATCTCACTCCATTCACTATAGCGTTAGTTATCGCGCCTCGTTCAAACCGGAACTTCCCGCGTTCTTTTTGGACAAATATCTTTCCAAACACAAGGGAGTTGTTCTCGATCCGTTCGGCGGAAGGGGAACCACTTCGATTCAAGCGAACTTGGAAGGTCATACGGCGATTCACAACGATATCAGTCCGATGTCATTGTTTCTTGCAAAGTCGAGACAAACGATTCCTTCCATGGAAAGTATGGAAAGAATTCTGGATCGTCTGGATTTGAGAAAGAAAACGAAGGAAGAAAAAGAAGACAAGGATCTGCTCGCCTTTTATCACAAGGACACGTTAAACGAAATCAAAAACTTAAAAAGAATTCTTTCCCAAGACGCTTCCCCGGAAATTCAATACATAGGGGTGACTGCTCTTTCGAGATTGCACGGTCACAGCGACGGATTCTTTTCGGTGTATAGTTTTCCTCAGATTTCGATTCCTCCTTCCGCGCAGAAACGCAACAACGAGAAAAAAGGAATCAAACCGGAATACAAGGAAGTCAAATCCAGAATTTTACAGAAGATGAAACGGGATTTAAAAACTCCTCTGCCACCTTTTTATCACGAGTTCTCGGGAAGAAACCGTTATACGAATCATTCTTCTCTTCATTTGGAATCGCTGGAAGATTCCGTTGCCGATTTGGTCGTTACGTCACCGCCTTTTCTCGATAAGGTGAACTACGAAGAAGACAATTGGCTGAGATATTGGTTTTTGGAAATCGAACTTCCGGATCACAAAAAGCCGAGCATCTTTTCGACGCTCTCCGCGTGGACCGATTTCATTCACGGAACCTTGGAGGAACTTTCCAGAGTTTTAAAGCCGGAAGGCGTTTGTGTGATGGAAGTCGGAGACATTAAGAAGGGCGCTACCGTTTTCAATCTGGACGAATATGTGATTCAAGCGGCCAATGGTTCCGGTTTGGAATGGGAAACCACGTTCATCAACGATCAAAAGTTTACGAAACTTTCCAATTGCTGGAACGTTTCGAACAACGAGAAAGGAACGAACTCGAACCGCTGTGTCGTGTTTCGGAATTACAAGTAAAAAAAGAAAATGTAGGAACTCATACAAAATCGCCGCGTGCGTTGAGGGTTCCTGAAATTGTTGGATCTCTTACACATTTTCCGAATTCTGTCGCTTTTTCTTCGAAAACGGGCGGATTCCTCTTCACCAAATTCCAAAAACGACCGACCTTCAAGGAAGAAGAGGGTTACCGGAATATGATGCGCTCACTCTGGACTGCGGCAACTGGAATGATTGCCCAGCAGTTTCATATCGATACGATATCGAACAACTTAGCAAACGTAAATACGACTGGATTTAAAAAGAATCGCGCGGACTTCGAGGATTTGGTGTATCAACACCAGGTTCTGGCAGGAACGCCCGCAACATCCGTCAGTGAAATTCCCACCGGAGTCAACGTAGGTCACGGGGTTCGAGCCGCGGCTTCTCAAAAACTTTTCGAGATCGGTTCCTTTCAAGCCACAGGAAATAAATTGGATATGGCGATCACCGGAGAAATGGGATTTTTCAAAATCCAAATGCCGGACGGAAGTTTCGCGTTCAGCAGAGACGGATCTTTTAAGATCGATTCGAACCAACAAGTGGTGACGTCTAACGGATATCTTCTCGAGCCTCCTTTGATTCTCCCGGAAGGTGCGATCTTAAACACACTCATGATCTCCGAACAAGGAGAAGTCACCGTAAAAGTGGGAGCGGATATCCGTCCCATCGTAATCGGTCAGGTGGAATTATACCGTTTCGTAAACCCGGCTGGTTTGCAAGCGATCGGAAAAAACTTATTTCAAGAAACCGTAGCGTCCGGACCTGAAATTCCGGGAACGCCAGGGATGGAAGGATTCGGAAACGTACTCCAGGGATTTTTGGAAATGAGTAACGTAAAGATCGTGGAAGAAATGGTGAACATGATCGTGGCTCAAAGAGCTTACGAATCCAACTCCAAGGCGATCCAAACCTCGGACAACATGTTGTCCACGGCCATTTCCCTCAAGAGATAAGAATTTTATAAATTTCTTATGAATCTTTTTCGGATACTCTTCCTTCTTCTGCTTTTGACCTTAAACCCTCTTTGGGGAAGAGGGGTGTCCGGAATTTATCTCAAAGGAAGAGCGATCGTAGAAGGGGAAGAAGTTCGTCTTTCCTCAGTCGCTCGGATTCCGGACGGATTCGAAGATCGGATTCTTATGAAGAATCTTACGCGTCCCGTGTTCGTCGGTTCCAAGGAAATCCAAAAAGTATATGCGGACTTGGATCCGATCGTAACCGGAAAAGAAACCCTGGTTCTTCCTTTGAATCACGCGCTTGAACCGAGCGAGATCACGGATTCTCTTTCGGACGAAATCAAAAAGAAACATCCGAACGAAGAATTTCGTCTAACGTTTATCTCCGGAGAAACCAAGGTTCCTTCGGAAGGGGTTCAACTCCGCTGGGCCAATCTATCCTCCCGTTTGCATCCGGGACAACTGATGGCTTCCCTCGAAATATTTTTTCAGAACCAAAAGGTTCATACCTTGAGAATCCGCTTTCAAGTGGAACAAAAAGTAAAAGTTCTCAAAGCGAGTCGTCCTCTAAACAAGGGAATCAAAATTACGACCGAGGATTTTAAGGAAGAGGAAACCTTAACAGACGAGGAAATCTTGGATTCTCCCGGAGGAGATCTGCTCGGTTCCACACTTTTAAAGGACATGAACGACGGAGAAATTTTCCGAAAGAAACACGTTCGTAAGATCCAAGACGTTCAAAGAGGAGGCGAGATTCTGATGATCTATCACAAAGGAAGTCTCGTCCTCAAAACGAAAGTAAAGGCTCTCAGTTCCGGAAACATAGGCGAAGAAGTTCAGGTGACCACACATTCCAGAGAAGGTCAGATGAAGGTCAAGGTTGTGGATAAGAATACGGTGGTGACGGAATGAAAAAACGTTTGAATCCGACCGATTTCAAAGACTACTGCGCGAGAAATTCGAAAATTCTCACCATAGGAATCGTATATTTTATATTTATAATATTCTTTCTTTTGTATGGAAAAAATACGGGATTGAACGCTCAGGACGCTTCTCTTTGGACGGATAAGAATCCGTATTCTGTGCGTCAGAGCATCAAGGTCGGTTCTCCTCTCTACGTAAAAATCAGAAACGGACTACAAGCGGAATTCGAACTCGAATCGAATGCGGACGAAACGATCACACTTAAGTCCATGCCGGATAAAAAAATCATCCCCGATATGCCCTCGTATAACAACGATCGTACGATTACGCGTAAGAATAAGGGAAAGATCAAATCCCTCGGAAAGATAAAAGGGAATCTTACCGCTCTCGTCACCGCGGTCGACCCGAACACCGGGCTTTTGACGATTCAAGGCCAAAAAGTGAACGTGATCAACGGCGAGGAGAACAGTCTCGTGTTGTCCGGAACCGTTTCTCCCGAGTTCGTGGAAAAGGATTCTTCGATCGACGCGGATAAAATCGCGAATCTTCAGGTGAACTTCAACGGAAGAATCAACCCAAAACAAGTCAATCCTCCGATCGCACTCAAATCGGTTACGAACCCGGACGGTTCCGTGACGGTCAAAGCCGAACTTTCGGAAGAGGAAAAACAGAGACTGATTCTAAACCAACTCAATCGGCTTTTGGGAGAATCACAATGAAATTCAAATATTCCATTCTTTGCATGTTCTTGCTGGACGT encodes:
- a CDS encoding flagellar basal body L-ring protein FlgH, whose product is MKKRLNPTDFKDYCARNSKILTIGIVYFIFIIFFLLYGKNTGLNAQDASLWTDKNPYSVRQSIKVGSPLYVKIRNGLQAEFELESNADETITLKSMPDKKIIPDMPSYNNDRTITRKNKGKIKSLGKIKGNLTALVTAVDPNTGLLTIQGQKVNVINGEENSLVLSGTVSPEFVEKDSSIDADKIANLQVNFNGRINPKQVNPPIALKSVTNPDGSVTVKAELSEEEKQRLILNQLNRLLGESQ
- a CDS encoding DNA methylase, which gives rise to MSTVLKRKERKIQTGEFWTSRQRQSHSIHYSVSYRASFKPELPAFFLDKYLSKHKGVVLDPFGGRGTTSIQANLEGHTAIHNDISPMSLFLAKSRQTIPSMESMERILDRLDLRKKTKEEKEDKDLLAFYHKDTLNEIKNLKRILSQDASPEIQYIGVTALSRLHGHSDGFFSVYSFPQISIPPSAQKRNNEKKGIKPEYKEVKSRILQKMKRDLKTPLPPFYHEFSGRNRYTNHSSLHLESLEDSVADLVVTSPPFLDKVNYEEDNWLRYWFLEIELPDHKKPSIFSTLSAWTDFIHGTLEELSRVLKPEGVCVMEVGDIKKGATVFNLDEYVIQAANGSGLEWETTFINDQKFTKLSNCWNVSNNEKGTNSNRCVVFRNYK
- the flgG gene encoding flagellar basal-body rod protein FlgG, which codes for MRSLWTAATGMIAQQFHIDTISNNLANVNTTGFKKNRADFEDLVYQHQVLAGTPATSVSEIPTGVNVGHGVRAAASQKLFEIGSFQATGNKLDMAITGEMGFFKIQMPDGSFAFSRDGSFKIDSNQQVVTSNGYLLEPPLILPEGAILNTLMISEQGEVTVKVGADIRPIVIGQVELYRFVNPAGLQAIGKNLFQETVASGPEIPGTPGMEGFGNVLQGFLEMSNVKIVEEMVNMIVAQRAYESNSKAIQTSDNMLSTAISLKR
- a CDS encoding penicillin-binding transpeptidase domain-containing protein, with the translated sequence MKNSFSFLFLVLIWIFSCKSDPIIPSLPPMPFSEKSINGEGKFPCAILINRTTRNKIYFQKDECFYKTPPSSLFHSYLALVALENGYLKEDQSLFFWDKTRHPYIRWQKDQNLKSALEYSVHWYFTKLWNDIGPEKGKTLLEKTGAFSNPIPATRNSFWLDGSYNVSPSEFADFLIRLQEPAPPFRDKTISTVLNLLKRTPGSLSNASGSHDLSGDWNGVEDYKSDSAFHYTQDEANSWFWASFQKSNVHWILLTRVRVTGQPSTPLEAAKLASKILQEESIIQ
- the flgA gene encoding flagellar basal body P-ring formation chaperone FlgA, which produces MNLFRILFLLLLLTLNPLWGRGVSGIYLKGRAIVEGEEVRLSSVARIPDGFEDRILMKNLTRPVFVGSKEIQKVYADLDPIVTGKETLVLPLNHALEPSEITDSLSDEIKKKHPNEEFRLTFISGETKVPSEGVQLRWANLSSRLHPGQLMASLEIFFQNQKVHTLRIRFQVEQKVKVLKASRPLNKGIKITTEDFKEEETLTDEEILDSPGGDLLGSTLLKDMNDGEIFRKKHVRKIQDVQRGGEILMIYHKGSLVLKTKVKALSSGNIGEEVQVTTHSREGQMKVKVVDKNTVVTE